A part of Amycolatopsis camponoti genomic DNA contains:
- a CDS encoding DUF1883 domain-containing protein, protein MDHDEWEIGWCAGGAGFEVELDGSRARVCLMDHDNYQAYLDGNDYDPHGGFWESSPMVLQVPYDSYWHLVIDSNPGWLNYEVKGPFD, encoded by the coding sequence ATGGACCACGACGAATGGGAAATTGGATGGTGTGCCGGAGGCGCTGGCTTCGAGGTGGAGCTGGACGGCTCGCGAGCCCGCGTCTGTCTGATGGACCATGACAACTACCAGGCATATCTCGACGGAAACGACTACGACCCTCATGGCGGCTTCTGGGAATCGAGCCCCATGGTCCTGCAAGTACCCTACGACAGCTACTGGCATCTCGTGATCGACAGCAATCCCGGATGGCTCAACTACGAGGTCAAGGGCCCTTTCGACTAG